The Bactrocera dorsalis isolate Fly_Bdor chromosome 3, ASM2337382v1, whole genome shotgun sequence genomic interval gttcaaaaatggaaaatatgccAAAATGTGGTCTCATTTTGCTCTTAGAgcatatttttattgtgattTCGCTTGcgtctgtttgttgtttttgctattatttttttattaatatattaatttgaataaaaaaaaatcaatttaattgaattaattaattttattaatttttttttaatttttattaattaattcaatttttttacattcatataaataaacatttgaaaaattattaaaacaaaaatttaatttttgacaaaaaaatagttaataataattaaaacaaattaatttaattaaaaaaaattttaatctttcttaacgaataatttttaatttttaaactaaatttttgctATTAGAgcatattgttattgtaatgcCATTtacgtttgtttgttgtttttgttattattttaaaattttttattaatttgtataaacaaattaatttaatttaattaattaattttataaaaaaatttttacatctattaaggtaaaattaaaaaataaatactaaaaaatttgatttttttgcaaaaaaaataattgaataattaattaattaattttataaaaaaaaattttacatctattaaagtaaaattaaaaaaaatactaaaaaatttaatttttttgcaaaaaaattaattgaatatttaattaaattaatttaaattttaaatttaacaagaaaaattaatttaattttattatttttttacatccATTTAGGTTAAATTTAACAGAAAtactagaaaaaatttaagtttaaaaaaaattaatcaaataaattaatttaaattttaaattatttcatttaaaactttcaaggTTATTTTCAaaggtaaaattaaaaaaaaatactaaaagaatttaattttttttaccaaacaaattaattaaattaattttaattaaattttaaataattttaattaaataattaattaatttaatttaattattatttattttaatttatttttttaagcaacaattttgttttaataattttttttttaaattatttaagtaatttgtttttcactttcctttcggcaaaaaaaaaaaaaaatttggaaaacattttaatatttaaattttttatataaaatgtttttttttttacaagcaatttaaaattttaattttttatataaaaatattcaataaaaaaattaatttcatttaaaaatgtttaaataaattaaaaaaaaaatttaaatttttattcgcaAACTTTTATGtttcatataaattatacatacaatattttcctaaaaaacattaaagaaattgttcatgTTTTTAAACagataatattttcgaaaattttttttacaatttttttaattatttagaaaaagttcaaattttttaaaaagttactGCAAATTCACTAAGTCTAACTAAGTCTtgaaaggtaagttttaaaaacGCAATTATGAAAAAcatcacaaaattattttaaaacgaatattttacatatttttgaagcaGCATTTTGGGCGCATATTTCttaaaaccaaatttatttcatacttcgtgtataattatttacttataacGTATATATAAGCATATGATTGTGACATAAGTCAGTTTTAAGCCTAAAATAGTTACTTCTTCTCCGCCTCTTTGTCGGCCGGATTGTCTTTCTCTGCTGCCTTGCCATCAAATATTTGTGTTGTCTCCAGTTTATCTAAAAGCTCCTTGCTGCCGCTGCGTGTCAGCATTTGTGTTGTCTTTtgtattgttgtaattttttgttgcaaatattcCTTGCGCCTCTCCTCCGCTTTTTCGAGTTTCTCCTCCAAATCTTGTAGATTTAGCGTGGCCGTCTCATTTTCGGCCGCTTGTTCCATCAATTCTTGTATGCGTTTTGGTGGTTGTTTTTTCACTGTAGCAGCGAGTAGGTCTTCTGCTTCCGGGGCACCTGCGGTGTAAACTTTCGTCTCGGCATCATCGCTTAATGGTATTATATAGGCTTCCGAAGCGGCTGGAAGAAGTGAAGATCGggagatttttttaatattgtggGTTAAAAGTGTGGATTACAAAAAtgcaaagacaaaaaaatattaataaataacaaaaaaaaattatttaatttaacaacaatatttgaaaaaatattggacattatttttctaaaaaaaaagtatatggCGTCTACAGTTTTTTATagctttaatatattatattaagtgtGCCAGTTTTCAACACTCAGGGAAAGAAAGAGTCATGGCTGTAAAGTATATActttatgcatgtgtatatatgtatatcacttGAACCGAATTAGTCATGTACGTGCCCATCTGTATTTCAGCCTGTATATACGCCTACTAGTCCATCAGCTTTTGAGATGtcgttctgaaaattttcacaccTTCTTTTCTCCCGAAGAAGCTGttaatttgtcggaaccgccaataACGGACCACTggaacatatagctgccataccacCTGACCTCGAaccaaatcaagttcttatatggaaaacttgtttatttgacgagatatcttcatgaaatttggcacggattattaTCCAAGCCGAAGCTACAATATACGAAGAAaatgtttagatcggactactatagcatatagctgccgtacaaactgatcgataaaaatcaaggtcttgtatgaaaaacttttttaattgacaagcTATCTGCTCGAAATCTGACGTACCAAAGATAGTTCAAGATAACGgtacaatttccgaagaaattattcggATCGGActtttatagcatatagctgccatacaagttgCACTTTGATTTCttctaatatttcttttatatccTATTTgatgctataaaaaatacacCTATGAAGGGTATATTGCTTCGGAAAAGACGAAGTTGAggtttttcttgcttttgttaATTAacgaattttattgtttattcttatttattgaatattattgtatgttttgtataaaaaccaggccaaattaaatttattaaaactaaccaaaaaaaaattaaaaagaataacaaaaaatatgtgacaatttttatttgtatattttatatgtacgtgtattaaaaaacaaaatatactatatatattgtaatatttttttttaataattttgtaatataaaacatgaaattttattattgaaaaatcgTTGACGCTTTAAAACTCAATTTAATAGTAATAGAGTTCCGATAAAGCTTTTAactaattctaaaaaaaaaaagttttttttataaaaacattttttttcgaatttttatttaaataaaaaggcgTATATTGCTAATTGGAGTTCCGAAAAAGCACTTAACTAATTCctctaatttataaattttgcgtcaataatattttcgaactaaaaAATAGtgttcaaatgcatttttttaaataaaaaattataatttacacaaaaaaaacagtatttttttacattaatgtttatgtgtgtgtgtgtatatatgtatgtatttatattttttgtattatattatttttttaatttttttttcaatgcgaatattaattttaataactttcacagcattttttttttttactaaaattaataaaattgtgctttaaatgatttttttttactacacaatttttatttacgcaataaatttaaatttttttatataaattattttgtgtatgtacatacatacatatgtatttttttatatttttgtatgtataatattttactgttttttttttaattttttttttttagtgcaaATATTGATTTTGTAACTTTCACAGCAATGTTTTtgcctaaaattttaaattttctaaattactTTCACAAAATACCGCACACATTGTTCCTTACTAGGTGTACCCACTGGtaccttaatatttttttttataaaatgtacttgtgtatttatttattttgttataaagatgtatttttttctaaaatttgtttgtttgtctgttaaaaaaaatattcatgcatatattttgttatataatatgtatgtatgcatgtgtatattaattttacttaCGATATGTATCCTTTTCACCACTATTTTCTTGATCACCCATTTTCGATTTCGAATCCGTGGCGTTGTCACTTACTTTGTTAGCCGACAAGGTTCTTTTACTGTTTGCTTCGCTGACGGCTGGCGCAGAAGTTGAGCAGCCCATATTAACGGGCGTTGTTTTTAAGctaaattaatattgtattttgtttatttttttttgtattttggtatttttttttctttctaagtTTGttctctattaattttttttccttttcgatttttttcttatttcttgtatttttctgtttttttcttatttatttaatttttttcctgccACTAATCGTTTTTTACTCTAATGACTGCCATTCTAATTGCGCTCGCAACGAAatgtttgtctgtctgtatatatgtatgtatgtatatatgcgcatTTGAATGTTCGGCTGTAATTTCCCGCTGTCAATCGATTTCTGATCGAGTGTCCATTGCAATCAAAACTATGACAATTTCCTAGAGATTAAATATGCACATAATAGTGCCGCTACATGTTAACACACACGACTAATAACTCGCATACGCACAtctacatgcacatatacatatgtatgtacgagagGATAATGTCCTTCAGCACTGAACCGCACACATTACACTTGGCAAGCATACACTTGAAGCTGACATCCTGTTACTTTAGTTTCAAAGTCGTGTATGATTCGATTTCCGCCAACAGACATTGTCGTTGTCATCGTCGTCTGCTGTTTGCGGTTGCGACTATTGCGAGTTAGTTGGCCACAAAGCCACAAAATCAATGTCAGCCACACTGTGTGACTGATAGAGTTTTAGATCTATGGATTTCGCAAATATTCGAAttgcatgtgtatatacatacatacatacatacgcatgcaTATAACTACATAACTGTCTATTTGTTTGTAAGTTCATGTGGTTTTCCCCACTGACTTTGCGCCATTAACTCATATATTTCACAATTCGCTCTCTTCTAATGCCTTTATGCATGCAAATCacatgtctgtctgtatataataACCGTTATTTTACATGTTGTGCACACCGTCATTACTGTCCAACCATTCgagcaacaaaaacagaaaaatttgcGCCACTATCGGCACTTTCCGGTTCAATCATTCGGACAGGACTAAAGTGTCAGGATTTGCACAACTCATAAATATATGACCAAAAGGCCGGAATGTGGGCGCATAgctgtatatacttacatatacatacaaacatatgtacatacatcaccTGTAGCCAACGTCAGCGTTAGTTAAATGTTAGTTTACGTGTTGAATATAAGTTAATTGCGCTGAGCGGCAGTAAGTCAGTGCGGCAATGCACGCCCATTGGTCAATTAtattttgtagatatgtatatattgtagctatatgttattaattaatatatttattacaccTATGCTTATACAGACATAGTATATGGACAATTACAACGTGCTAGGTAAATATTTGGCATTAACAGgtcataaaaaatacataaacaaagATTTTATGCCCTGAACAGGAAGAAGAAAAGTTTCTAATATCCAGCAGGAAGCGACGTAGACCCCATAAAATGCAAGTAGGTATACATAAAAGATCCGCATGACGAGCCGAGTCCACTTAGCCATTTCCGGCTGTCAGTCTGTCTATATAAgcgcgaactagtccttcagtttttgaaatatcgtttTGAACTTTTGCACACATTGTCAAGAGGTTCGATTATATCCACCCATCTAGCGCTGTTAAAGGCGTTACGGACATCTAAAGTCGCCAGCAACACTATTACACTTTCAATGACGCATTTTATAGCTCCTAGTGTTGATCTGCCGGATCTAAAGCCGCGTTGTCTAGGGAAGAGCTTCATTGATAGCCGCTTCAATAATATTCCAGCTTCGAGGCGGGCGTTGTACATATTCAATAGTAATGCCGGTCGCTCTGCAATGATTATTCGCAGGATTTCTGCGTCTAGGCTAAATCGAGTGTAAACTGGAAGCTTCGCGGAATTCTTAGAGTATGTTCTGGATCACTAACCCTGATCCATTTTGGCAGCAGTTGAGTCAGGTGGCTATGCTCGAACACCGATTttgtttattactattttataccCAAGTCCCCAGAGGTTTTTGCTGCTTTGTATTGATCGGCTTCTTTGTGCCTGGATCTCGTGTAGGCGCTGCGAATGACATTTTCAGTCCATCAATAAACCGCTGTTTTATGTTTGCTGTGGGGAGCTTTGGGCATATGGGTACTGGTTtttactgtagcatatagctgccaaacaaactgactgatcaaaattaagttaaagATCCTTTCATACCGCAACCGAACCGTTGTTTTTATCAATAaagacatacttacatatacatacatacacatacatatcctTCTACGAATGCACGTgcaaaaatcacaatttttctCACAATTTCAACCAGTATTTAATTGCatcattaaataatatttattattaaaaaatatatttataaattataggtaattaacaaattatagacaattaaaaagaaattaagttttttcttaaagaaatttgtatataGTAAGATCTACAGTCATGTATTTGCACAATATTTCAAATCTGACCGAAAGCATAATAATTTTGTGCTTGttttggttgctgttgttgtagtggctGAAATctgtcgagttgacagtccttggccggataaaaatgataaaaatccgggttcgttccggttacgtagagcCGACTATTGTGGGAACagaataataattttccttttccTTATCGCATCGttatggaaaataattttttttatgtttttttttttaatatagatattttttattttttttatttaatttttttttattttatttttttatttaatttttttatttattttttatttaatttttttatttattttttatttaattttttttattttattttttttattatttttctattttaatatattttttatttttttttatttaattttttttttataaatattcttttcaaattaaattaatttactgtTGTAGTAACacagaaaactattttgaaaattttataaagaacttctttatttatatacatatgtatgtatataagtatattctaATCCCTATACCCATCATATGCAAGATACCTATGAATTAagtatacattcatatgtacatacatatgcatatgattCATACTATATCCAAGTAATTAACTAACACCTTtcaatcaacttttttttttacctgtATATGGTTGTGTGATCTATTCGAAAGcacttaaggggtcagtagggtaatcttttttcttaattttttttttgcatttcccttatacccttagaaatAATGTAGAAACACTCTACcgttggaaggtttcgaaagaggcccaaaaataataataccgctcgccGTTCGGAGCGCTCagagtgcacacctcaaactttaaacgcgttttttctcaaaacacatgTTTTTAAACAGGCGAACATGATTCCGATCGAACTACTCAaacgatttgcttaattttttttaatgtacacaaaacgcctggctatcgtccctactagattcatatttttttataatttattgacaatgttctaacaaaatttatgtaaaaaaaacatggggaaatattaaataaaaacgataattacttttttgtttatcaacattttttcatgattctagtaggaacgataaccattcacgtactttttaagtataaattgggtttttgtgttcagatgatccaaacatgaaaaatcgtgtccgccagtgaaaaacaCAACTCATTCACCCAgtcatttctccgacagatgtcatcaaaaaccgaaaaattttttttatacactccacgatatatgtacctcatgatatgtgaaaaaagttctattgtagaataaaaatttctataaaaaaatgtcaaaaaccctgccagattaccctactgaccccttaaaagCATTTAAGTAAATGCTGCACTTATCTAGACAGTTTCTTGTATGCTTACGCTTGCctaattcatatacataaacatcCAAGCATAAATAGCGaatttgtacaaatattaaCATTTCGTAGGCAAACAAGCTTTTTTATTGGCCTAAAACCTTGATATTGACAACTTTCTTAATATTAATGATTGTTTGTCTAAATCTTACAtttaatatatggtatataaaatatatgtagtaagcaaacttacatatataaatgggtATAAGTAAATCATACGACATAATTATAATGTGGTGTGGGGGCAAAATGATGTAtaatatagttgttgttgtagagaaAGAATTTTGTTagtataatatagtatatttagctttttatttgtctattaacaaattaacttttacattaattttggTTTACATTATCATTATTCTTTTTTCAAATGTAGTTACACTTGTTGCCTACGGGAAAATTCGTCCATCCTGTTACCAAAAAGTCTACATTTGACTGTAAAACTATTACAGAAATTATTGCCAACGCTACCGCTGCTGTAATAGTGCTCCTTTTAATGTAAAATGGCATAATTCCAACAAAATCATTCCGCAATACACGCTGGCTCAACAGGCAGtaaattgattgtttttatACCAACCACAAGCGACAGGAACAAAGTACTTTGCAGTTTCATTAGCATGACAATGGTACTACCTGTAAATACAATGTTTATTGCTATATTGTCAAGTGCTGTAAGAGAGTACTACGTAGCATAAGGATTTGTTACTTATGTATTTCAGCGCTGGTTCCAATACTTCGGCATAAAATAtctgaaaacatacatatgtatgtagtacgtTAATCCTCAAAAGACAATCGCTATAATTTGAGCGTATTAGAAACAACCGAATAAACCCGTAATAAGTATCTAAAAAATGTTCCGACATTACATCCATGAAAAATATTCCAGATGTCCAACCTCCTGCCAAAGCCGCAGCCAGGGGCGACCATCACATCCAGTCGGTATAATAGCTGTCATTTCTGCAACTAGTTGTTTAAAACATTACTTGCAGCGCTAAGTTAttatacttataatatttatttctgtaAAAAGAGCTTGTATTTGCACTTCTgccataataataatttaataaaagagaGATGCATTCCCATTGGTTGCCtactttgtttattattgttttgttgtttgtcaaACAGCTGTTTCCAAAGCGATGGGGGTAAAACGGTGATGCCACAGCGCTTAAACACACGTCGATAAGGCAGTGTTACACATTTCTATAaacaaattgcttaattttaacgAAATAAGAGAGTAATTCcatgaataaaaaatacgttgcgtaacaaaacaatttagttgtttttatttttcacaaaaatttgaGATTGACACCTAATTTATGTACGAATTCAACCAAGTAAGTAAAACATATGAACTAAACAAACAAGCTGGCAGCACGGTTTTTGTCGGCCACTTGTAGTGCCAGCAACATGTGGctggcaactttgttgcgacAGCAGCCTTCTGCACGATTATGGTCGCCTGGTGAAAAGCGACAAATCTGACAAACGGtacgcaatttttatttttcctgcaGCGCACGGAAGTGGCGCTTGCTGGTGTGTGTGAGTGGTAGAATGCGTGTGATACGAGTAATTTGAATggtttttatggatttttaggaaattttattaaaaatattttagattgaACAAATTCttagaaaatttaagaaagcgaaatcatgttatttttaaactactttttaatATGCTATTTTGCTTTTGAAATACTTACTTTTATCGCATTTCAACATATGCTGGTATTCTATAGGGTATAGTTATGGTTAGGCGAATgttttatagtaaatatttattcaatttgttTCAGATGGTTTTTAATtcctactttttaaataatatagcatttttataatttttaaagtaattttcatgtgtaaaaatatttattaaaagcaattaaaataaaaatatttcgaattccaacaaaagttgttataaaaaattgataataaaaacattgtCCTTTTTTCTACAACACTTcaaaaattaactgaaattcATATCTCTATAGTAGAACAACCACCTTAAAGCccgctatttttttaatatttattaaaattatttaatttaaagttttttttcaataaaatattgacaacgagaaaaaatatcgaaaaaattaatttttttttgttaacgtaatagaaataaatatataaataatataacacgtacatatgtaagtgtatgcacatatgaatgttagagcgggtcgatttataAGGAgtcaaaaaaacgaaaaaat includes:
- the LOC105226834 gene encoding uncharacterized protein LOC105226834, with the protein product MGCSTSAPAVSEANSKRTLSANKVSDNATDSKSKMGDQENSGEKDTYPASEAYIIPLSDDAETKVYTAGAPEAEDLLAATVKKQPPKRIQELMEQAAENETATLNLQDLEEKLEKAEERRKEYLQQKITTIQKTTQMLTRSGSKELLDKLETTQIFDGKAAEKDNPADKEAEKK